From the Anaeromyxobacter sp. genome, one window contains:
- a CDS encoding helix-turn-helix domain-containing protein: protein MATTLPPALTVDEAARLLRVNRKTLYDAVRDGRVPGVVRMGRTIRIGRDALLDWLKGNSSPALGDDR from the coding sequence CTGGCCACCACCCTCCCCCCGGCCCTCACCGTCGACGAGGCGGCCCGGCTGCTGCGTGTAAACCGGAAGACGCTCTACGACGCGGTGCGCGACGGTCGCGTCCCGGGTGTGGTCCGGATGGGCCGAACCATCCGCATCGGCCGCGACGCCCTACTAGACTGGTTGAAGGGCAACAGCAGTCCTGCGCTCGGAGATGACCGATGA
- a CDS encoding restriction endonuclease: MGVASQDAIIIRHLRAAVTFNRFLLSQGTIFWDCVKELALQSGTPIAFEDSSSIPPGLQSVAQELGPLMRLRLSSPRASGMTPQARELLKRHEPLVRTFLEIAERNVSTLDEYGDENWKALDTELRRLIEKLAQREGIPSDSVAVVLDTSLDEELRQLLIDRAVIRDNSLAGLVLWQARKLLVNDFLRFHEEVRDRAEPASYLEEMTGVEFETFIARTLSEHGFSNVRGTPASGDQGADVLAEKDGRRLVVQAKRYRGSVGNRAVQEVIAALAYYGADEAWVVTNSEFTASARALAQRACVVLVGGARLSSLGAFLTTWPVPARRRLGA, encoded by the coding sequence ATGGGCGTCGCCAGCCAAGACGCAATCATCATCAGGCACCTTCGGGCTGCCGTGACGTTCAATCGGTTCCTCCTGTCCCAAGGGACGATCTTCTGGGATTGCGTCAAGGAGTTGGCGCTTCAGAGCGGCACCCCCATCGCGTTCGAAGACTCCAGCTCCATCCCCCCGGGATTGCAGAGTGTCGCGCAGGAACTCGGACCGCTCATGCGGCTTCGCCTGAGTTCACCTCGCGCCTCAGGCATGACGCCGCAGGCAAGAGAACTCCTGAAGAGACACGAGCCTCTCGTTCGCACCTTCCTCGAGATTGCTGAGCGAAACGTCTCGACTCTCGATGAGTACGGCGATGAGAACTGGAAGGCTCTCGACACCGAACTGCGGCGCTTGATTGAAAAGCTCGCTCAGCGCGAGGGCATCCCAAGCGACTCAGTCGCCGTAGTGCTCGACACGAGCCTGGACGAGGAACTACGGCAACTGCTCATCGACAGAGCCGTCATCCGCGACAACTCCCTCGCGGGCCTTGTCCTATGGCAAGCGCGGAAGTTGCTCGTCAATGACTTCCTGCGGTTTCACGAGGAGGTTCGCGATCGAGCAGAGCCAGCTTCATACTTGGAGGAGATGACCGGGGTGGAGTTTGAGACCTTCATCGCGCGAACTCTCAGCGAGCACGGCTTCTCGAACGTAAGGGGAACTCCTGCCAGCGGGGATCAGGGCGCGGATGTCCTTGCCGAGAAGGATGGTCGCCGGCTTGTCGTTCAAGCCAAACGCTACCGAGGTTCCGTCGGGAACCGAGCAGTCCAAGAGGTGATCGCTGCGCTCGCCTACTACGGGGCCGATGAGGCCTGGGTGGTAACCAACTCGGAGTTCACCGCGTCGGCTCGCGCTCTCGCACAGCGAGCATGCGTCGTCCTCGTCGGCGGAGCAAGGTTGTCTTCACTGGGCGCATTCCTGACCACCTGGCCCGTGCCAGCGAGGCGAAGGTTAGGGGCCTGA
- a CDS encoding DUF3320 domain-containing protein, with protein MPSEPPEATLPPPLPPADVAKEQQLRQRKLLEGAFSTWRGRLLDLTGRNRALNYKPTKVSTLTIVDEKPAEVYRLLIGEERPLTFSAVLPSRQEPVEPAPEVSPGEQIGLPLGTAPAEAPAPEPGEPDVAAQAFTPYAREDMAERHLDTVLQCQATPESLDLSLRRIADLQRTAIEEQGVNTVFLGLGFLHYRESPTADKEVRAPLVLVPVTLERATAKSGFRLLLAEDEPMVNPSLVEYLRRIHQIGSFPTIPEPADDATSVDLGPFFSAVAERVKDLKGWKVTEGIVLAPFTFQKLVIFKDIELNQEAFAQHHLVRRVVLKEGEPSTGLPPEIRDLDLDANYPPEITNQVVDADSSQLRAIAAVAAGHDLVIHGPPGTGKSQTITNLIADAIGVGKRVLFVSEKMAALEVVHRRLVEAKLGEFCLELHSTKARKGDVIESLRTALDRSGDATKGTVKSVAELTRARGHLNAYARDVHARQTTLSCTPFEAVGEFERVRKAPKFTYPADPTALSPEQLADLNEKTRQVEVQGRAVSPIRECGWRDSRITAFSEPIAERIGKVLADARELATEFAAQARVVHQRYGVREPKTVDDVAEVVEMALHLCMAPGIPSALLRDVRWSTPPPEVTALIEEGRQVSDLSSRLKERYRRELLASVPADDLAYVEQKLGSALAFLAILAPRYRGVRRRLKAMRRGAEALPLLEQISELKAVPAWTRRSEALAAHPQAVGWFGDAWRGASSDWNDLERRLAWLSKFHALAARHGQLGEVGYLLAEQGGQPEGAPEALAKTAVKLAEALARLHQLLVWPSDYLAKATISQIEARLSEVSRDLGKGSAWSAYVRAVSGLANTPAVAIAEAAYHGEIQAEQAGAAFRRALYGAWLDKVLPSIPALADFSVETHEERRRQFQKLDSQLLTEKRGELVSRLRETGQRRYAASSSAHRSFLSKELAKQKRHRPLRVILREARDAVMALKPCYLMSPLSVSQFLSPKVDFDLVVFDEASQLPTEDAVAAISRGKSLIVVGDPKQLPPTNFFSIQGGASAVLVDDDGEPVLEETESVLEEFQGVGLHQAHLEWHYRSAHESLIQFSNEKFYGNRLVVFPSAATDSPDRGVHFEFVEGGQYVGAGQNPVEARRIAMAVVEHFRKSPDLTLGVGTFSQRQQMAVWDELERIRRADPSLEEFFDRARSEPFFVKNLENIQGDERDVIFLSITYGKQPDGKLRYNFGPLNRENGWRRLNVLVSRARKQMRVFSSLRASDINPSSVVTQGPALLADFLRFAETGKMMATTTGTAADAESPFEHEVGEALEDMGFLVDRQVGVGAYRIDIGVRHRDRPGVYLVGLECDGASYHAAPCARDRDRLRQYVLEQRGWTILRVWSTDWFRDRARTVERLKRTLDDLAEQLKEDAAKPAISMASSKVVEELEVPEVPMAAEPVAALEVEELERARLQVPPYRVATASRLYRTSILEASSAQVAQEAAQIVAAEGPIQHEELLSRLIGFWNHERRGARLVSAAEAAIEGAVRSGAVKRKDGFLYSTRNPIGLRCRSGMDQGPEQVAIEELAEAARQVVELVGVMREDDVATEVRQALGLRRTQDGMPRIKQAIQDLIEQGVLVYGVAGLRIRKPS; from the coding sequence ATGCCGAGCGAACCACCCGAAGCGACGCTTCCGCCGCCGCTGCCGCCGGCGGACGTCGCCAAGGAACAGCAACTGCGCCAGCGGAAGCTCCTCGAGGGGGCCTTCTCGACTTGGCGCGGCCGTTTGCTGGATCTCACCGGTCGAAACCGGGCTCTGAACTACAAGCCGACCAAGGTCTCGACGCTCACCATCGTCGATGAGAAGCCCGCCGAGGTGTACCGGCTACTCATTGGCGAGGAACGGCCCCTGACCTTCTCGGCCGTGCTCCCGTCGAGGCAGGAGCCCGTCGAGCCTGCCCCCGAAGTGTCCCCGGGCGAGCAGATCGGGCTCCCCTTGGGAACCGCACCGGCCGAGGCCCCTGCGCCAGAGCCTGGTGAACCTGACGTCGCCGCCCAGGCGTTCACACCGTATGCGCGCGAGGACATGGCCGAGCGTCACCTGGACACAGTGCTCCAATGCCAAGCGACCCCCGAGAGTCTCGACCTGAGCCTCCGCCGGATCGCAGACCTGCAACGGACGGCCATCGAGGAGCAGGGCGTCAACACGGTGTTCCTGGGTCTCGGCTTCCTCCACTACCGGGAATCGCCGACGGCTGACAAGGAGGTGCGTGCACCGCTCGTCCTGGTTCCTGTCACGCTCGAGCGGGCGACAGCCAAGTCAGGATTCCGCCTCCTTCTCGCCGAAGATGAGCCGATGGTGAACCCATCGCTCGTCGAATACTTGCGCCGGATCCACCAGATCGGTTCGTTCCCGACCATCCCCGAGCCTGCGGACGACGCCACTTCGGTGGACCTGGGTCCCTTCTTCTCGGCCGTCGCCGAACGGGTGAAGGATCTGAAGGGCTGGAAGGTGACCGAGGGGATCGTCCTCGCTCCATTCACCTTCCAGAAACTGGTCATCTTCAAGGACATCGAACTGAACCAGGAAGCGTTTGCCCAGCACCACCTGGTGAGAAGGGTGGTGCTGAAGGAGGGAGAACCTTCCACTGGCCTCCCTCCCGAGATCCGGGACCTGGACCTCGACGCCAACTATCCACCTGAGATCACGAACCAGGTCGTCGATGCGGACTCGTCACAGCTCAGGGCGATCGCCGCGGTGGCTGCCGGGCACGACCTGGTCATCCACGGGCCCCCAGGGACGGGAAAGAGCCAGACCATCACGAACCTCATTGCGGATGCCATCGGCGTCGGCAAGAGGGTGCTGTTTGTCAGCGAGAAGATGGCCGCGCTGGAGGTCGTTCATCGTCGCCTCGTCGAAGCCAAGCTCGGCGAGTTCTGCCTCGAGCTCCACTCCACGAAGGCGCGCAAGGGCGATGTCATCGAGTCGCTTCGTACAGCGCTCGATCGAAGCGGCGACGCCACGAAGGGCACCGTCAAGAGCGTGGCCGAGCTGACAAGGGCGCGAGGCCACCTCAACGCCTACGCTCGCGATGTTCACGCAAGGCAGACCACGCTCAGCTGCACTCCCTTTGAAGCCGTAGGGGAGTTCGAAAGGGTCCGGAAGGCGCCGAAGTTCACCTACCCAGCTGACCCGACCGCTCTCTCCCCAGAGCAGCTGGCCGACTTGAACGAGAAGACTCGGCAGGTCGAGGTTCAAGGGAGGGCCGTGTCGCCCATAAGGGAATGCGGCTGGCGTGACTCGCGCATCACCGCCTTCTCAGAACCGATCGCTGAGCGAATCGGAAAGGTCCTGGCCGACGCCCGAGAGTTGGCCACCGAGTTCGCCGCTCAGGCGCGCGTGGTGCATCAACGCTACGGCGTCCGCGAGCCAAAGACGGTCGACGATGTTGCCGAGGTCGTTGAGATGGCGTTGCACCTCTGCATGGCACCTGGGATTCCCTCGGCTCTCCTGCGCGACGTTCGCTGGAGCACGCCTCCGCCCGAGGTGACCGCACTCATCGAAGAGGGGCGGCAGGTGTCGGACCTGAGTTCGCGCCTCAAGGAGAGGTATCGACGGGAACTCCTGGCGTCCGTGCCGGCTGATGACCTCGCCTATGTCGAGCAGAAGCTCGGGTCAGCCCTTGCCTTCCTGGCCATCCTGGCGCCCCGCTACCGCGGCGTTCGGCGTCGCTTGAAGGCCATGCGACGTGGCGCCGAAGCGCTGCCTCTCCTGGAGCAGATCTCCGAGTTGAAGGCCGTGCCGGCCTGGACGCGAAGGAGCGAGGCGCTCGCGGCCCATCCACAGGCCGTGGGCTGGTTCGGAGACGCCTGGCGCGGAGCCAGCTCGGACTGGAATGACCTCGAGCGGCGGCTTGCCTGGCTGAGCAAGTTCCACGCCCTCGCCGCCCGCCACGGGCAACTTGGCGAGGTGGGGTACCTGCTCGCTGAGCAGGGGGGACAGCCCGAGGGTGCACCAGAAGCGCTGGCCAAGACCGCGGTCAAGCTCGCCGAGGCATTGGCACGGCTCCACCAACTGCTGGTCTGGCCCAGCGACTACCTGGCCAAGGCGACGATCAGCCAGATTGAGGCTCGCCTCTCCGAGGTTTCCCGTGACCTCGGCAAGGGCTCGGCCTGGTCGGCCTACGTGCGCGCTGTGAGCGGCCTGGCCAACACCCCCGCCGTGGCCATCGCTGAGGCGGCCTACCACGGGGAGATCCAGGCTGAGCAAGCGGGGGCAGCATTCCGCCGTGCCCTCTACGGGGCCTGGCTCGACAAGGTCCTGCCGTCCATCCCAGCGCTCGCGGACTTCTCCGTGGAGACCCATGAGGAACGTCGGCGACAATTCCAGAAGCTCGACAGCCAGCTCCTGACCGAGAAGCGGGGCGAGCTGGTCTCGCGCCTTCGCGAGACTGGCCAGCGTCGGTACGCGGCCAGTTCCTCGGCTCACAGGTCCTTCCTGTCCAAGGAGCTGGCGAAGCAGAAGCGCCACAGGCCGCTCCGGGTCATTCTTCGTGAGGCCCGGGATGCGGTGATGGCCCTCAAGCCCTGCTACCTCATGAGCCCGCTGAGCGTCTCCCAGTTCCTCTCGCCCAAGGTGGACTTCGACCTCGTGGTCTTCGACGAGGCAAGCCAGCTTCCGACCGAGGACGCTGTCGCCGCCATCTCTCGCGGCAAAAGCCTGATCGTAGTGGGCGACCCGAAGCAACTCCCGCCCACGAACTTCTTTTCCATCCAAGGCGGCGCCAGCGCCGTCTTGGTCGATGACGACGGCGAGCCGGTGCTCGAGGAGACCGAGAGCGTGCTCGAGGAGTTCCAGGGCGTCGGCCTCCACCAGGCCCACCTCGAGTGGCACTACCGAAGCGCGCACGAGTCGCTCATCCAGTTCTCGAACGAGAAGTTCTACGGGAACCGTCTGGTCGTGTTCCCGAGCGCCGCCACCGACTCGCCGGACCGCGGCGTCCACTTCGAATTCGTAGAGGGCGGCCAATACGTCGGCGCGGGCCAGAATCCGGTGGAGGCGAGGCGAATCGCCATGGCGGTCGTCGAGCATTTCCGGAAGTCGCCTGACCTCACGCTCGGCGTGGGTACGTTCAGCCAGCGACAGCAGATGGCCGTGTGGGATGAGCTCGAGCGAATTCGTCGGGCGGATCCTTCGCTGGAGGAGTTCTTCGATCGCGCCAGGTCCGAGCCGTTCTTCGTGAAGAACCTGGAGAACATCCAGGGCGACGAACGAGACGTCATCTTCCTGAGCATCACCTACGGGAAGCAGCCGGACGGGAAGCTCCGCTACAACTTCGGGCCGCTCAACCGTGAGAACGGCTGGCGGCGTCTCAACGTCCTGGTGAGCCGGGCGCGAAAGCAGATGCGGGTCTTCAGCTCGTTGCGGGCTTCGGACATCAATCCTTCCTCGGTCGTGACCCAGGGCCCAGCCCTGCTCGCCGACTTCCTGCGCTTCGCCGAGACCGGCAAGATGATGGCCACCACAACCGGCACGGCGGCGGATGCCGAGAGCCCGTTCGAGCACGAGGTTGGGGAAGCCCTGGAGGACATGGGCTTCCTGGTGGATCGCCAGGTCGGGGTCGGGGCGTACCGCATCGACATCGGCGTGCGTCACCGCGACCGGCCCGGTGTTTACCTCGTGGGCCTCGAGTGCGATGGGGCCTCCTACCATGCCGCTCCCTGCGCCAGGGACCGGGATCGGCTTCGTCAGTACGTCCTTGAGCAGCGCGGCTGGACCATCCTGCGGGTCTGGTCCACCGACTGGTTCCGAGATCGCGCCCGGACCGTGGAGCGCTTGAAGCGGACGCTCGATGACCTTGCAGAGCAGCTCAAGGAAGACGCGGCGAAGCCGGCGATCTCGATGGCTTCTAGTAAGGTCGTGGAGGAGCTGGAGGTCCCTGAGGTGCCAATGGCGGCGGAGCCCGTGGCGGCGCTGGAGGTTGAAGAACTCGAACGGGCTCGTCTCCAGGTTCCGCCCTATCGAGTGGCAACGGCGTCCCGCCTGTATCGGACCTCGATTCTTGAGGCCAGCTCAGCGCAAGTCGCCCAGGAGGCTGCACAGATCGTTGCGGCCGAGGGCCCTATCCAGCACGAGGAGCTACTGAGTCGACTGATCGGGTTCTGGAACCATGAGCGCCGCGGCGCTCGGCTGGTGTCGGCAGCCGAGGCTGCCATCGAGGGGGCCGTGCGGTCTGGAGCAGTGAAGCGAAAGGATGGGTTCCTGTACTCCACCAGGAACCCGATCGGCCTGAGGTGCAGGTCGGGGATGGACCAAGGGCCGGAACAGGTGGCCATCGAGGAACTTGCCGAAGCCGCCCGGCAGGTCGTCGAGCTGGTGGGCGTGATGCGCGAGGACGATGTCGCGACCGAGGTCCGTCAGGCCCTTGGGCTGCGCCGGACGCAAGACGGCATGCCGCGCATCAAGCAGGCCATCCAAGACCTCATCGAACAGGGCGTGCTGGTTTACGGGGTGGCTGGACTACGAATCCGCAAGCCGAGTTGA